The Brachyspira aalborgi genome has a segment encoding these proteins:
- a CDS encoding anthranilate synthase component II: MTLLIDNYDSFSYNLYQLIGQFDKNIKVVRNDEYKTEDFKEIEKLNPNIIIISPGPGKPEDAGICIDIIKYFYIDKDNKSKINPIIFGVCLGHQAICKSFGAEVSYAKKLMHGKTSIIELSNNSILFKNLPKQIEVARYHSLSAVRESMPDCLKVTSFSIEDKEIMSIEHKEYPIYGVQFHPESVMTKDGFNIIKNLYEVII, encoded by the coding sequence ATGACTTTATTAATAGACAATTACGATAGTTTTTCTTATAATCTTTATCAACTTATAGGACAATTTGATAAAAATATAAAGGTTGTAAGAAATGATGAATATAAAACGGAAGATTTTAAAGAAATAGAAAAGTTAAATCCAAATATTATAATAATATCGCCCGGACCTGGAAAACCCGAAGATGCGGGAATATGCATAGATATTATAAAATATTTCTATATTGATAAAGATAATAAAAGTAAAATAAATCCCATAATATTTGGAGTTTGTTTGGGACATCAGGCAATATGCAAATCTTTCGGAGCGGAAGTTAGTTATGCAAAAAAGTTGATGCATGGAAAAACTTCGATTATTGAACTTTCTAATAATTCTATTTTATTTAAAAATCTTCCTAAACAAATCGAGGTTGCAAGGTATCATTCTCTGTCAGCCGTCAGAGAGAGCATGCCCGATTGTTTAAAAGTAACTTCTTTTTCAATAGAAGATAAAGAAATAATGTCTATAGAGCATAAAGAATATCCGATATACGGAGTGCAATTTCATCCCGAATCGGTTATGACTAAAGACGGATTTAATATTATAAAAAATTTATACGAGGTTATAATATGA
- the trpD gene encoding anthranilate phosphoribosyltransferase: MIKEAILKLSKKENLNYEEAKEVMNEIMSGKATVVQMSSYLTALSMKGETIEEITGSAAGMRENCIKLLHNMEVLEIVGTGGDNSNSFNISTASAIVIAAGGVAVAKHGNRAASSKCGAADVLEELGISINISPEKSREILSKINICFLFAQNYHIAMKYVAPVRKELGIRTVFNILGPLSNPAGANIELMGVYDESLIEPLAKVMQNLGVKRGMVVYGTDKIDEISMSSETKVCEILDKENLKSYTISPKDFGYDFCDKKELEGGSVKENAEIIRNIFNLKDNGAKRKAVCMNAGAGFYIAKKVKNIKEGIQMAENLIDEKKAFEKLEDFIKESNS; the protein is encoded by the coding sequence ATGATTAAAGAAGCAATTTTAAAATTATCTAAAAAAGAAAATTTAAATTACGAGGAAGCCAAAGAGGTAATGAATGAGATAATGTCTGGAAAAGCTACAGTCGTTCAAATGTCTTCGTATTTAACTGCGCTTTCAATGAAAGGCGAAACTATTGAGGAAATAACGGGTTCGGCTGCGGGAATGAGAGAGAATTGCATAAAACTTTTGCATAATATGGAAGTTCTTGAAATAGTCGGCACTGGCGGAGACAATTCTAACTCTTTTAATATTTCTACGGCGTCTGCAATAGTTATAGCTGCGGGAGGAGTTGCGGTTGCAAAACATGGAAATAGAGCGGCGTCTTCAAAATGCGGCGCTGCGGATGTTTTGGAAGAATTGGGAATTAGTATAAATATTTCACCCGAAAAGAGTCGCGAAATTCTTTCAAAAATAAATATATGTTTTTTATTCGCTCAAAATTATCATATAGCTATGAAATATGTCGCTCCCGTTAGAAAAGAACTTGGAATAAGAACGGTTTTTAATATATTAGGACCTTTATCAAATCCAGCTGGAGCTAATATAGAACTTATGGGAGTTTATGACGAATCATTAATCGAACCTCTTGCAAAAGTTATGCAGAATTTGGGAGTTAAAAGAGGAATGGTAGTTTACGGAACGGATAAAATAGACGAAATATCAATGTCGTCTGAAACTAAAGTATGCGAAATTTTAGATAAAGAAAATTTAAAATCTTATACGATATCGCCTAAAGATTTTGGATACGATTTTTGCGATAAAAAAGAACTTGAAGGCGGAAGCGTAAAAGAAAATGCGGAAATTATAAGAAATATTTTTAATCTCAAAGATAATGGAGCTAAAAGAAAAGCCGTTTGTATGAACGCTGGAGCTGGATTTTATATCGCTAAAAAAGTTAAAAATATAAAAGAAGGCATC